The following proteins are encoded in a genomic region of Candidatus Bathyarchaeota archaeon:
- a CDS encoding ferritin-like domain-containing protein produces MAVKFSLEYIELLNKAVERELQVSVQYILQHGKMEKLIRKTLPENILLDKTTYDAVGAFLRETAITEMKHAADITERIYYLGGKATTKASKVTIGNGISEFAKLGAKAEEEALVLYRQIIAKAEEMGDWETKQMFERIYSEEEQHLFKFQEYTSFQDEADESSKVPMPEWRKIFTDDYFALLNKAVASEITAIVQYTNQHEKAALLDLRMKDTPLETIQDANKASVISKILKDIFMAEMDHLEKISERIYLLEGEAVYNPDPLPVVGETAMDFITLDRALEADTILLYRQIIAEALKRGDTTTRRMFEDIVLQEEEHYWTFDDYAK; encoded by the coding sequence TTGGCAGTCAAATTTTCTCTTGAATATATCGAACTTTTAAACAAAGCGGTTGAACGCGAACTTCAAGTTTCCGTACAGTACATTTTGCAGCATGGAAAAATGGAAAAACTCATCCGCAAAACCCTTCCCGAGAATATACTTTTAGACAAAACAACTTACGACGCGGTTGGCGCATTCCTTCGGGAAACCGCAATCACTGAAATGAAGCATGCCGCAGACATCACAGAACGCATATACTATCTTGGAGGCAAAGCAACCACCAAAGCCAGCAAAGTCACCATCGGCAACGGCATCAGTGAGTTCGCAAAACTTGGTGCTAAAGCCGAAGAAGAAGCCTTAGTCTTATACAGGCAAATCATCGCTAAAGCTGAAGAGATGGGTGATTGGGAAACAAAGCAGATGTTTGAGCGAATCTACAGCGAAGAAGAACAGCATCTTTTCAAATTCCAAGAATACACCAGCTTTCAAGATGAAGCTGACGAGTCAAGCAAAGTACCCATGCCAGAATGGCGCAAGATTTTCACCGATGACTACTTTGCACTTCTCAACAAGGCAGTTGCCTCAGAAATCACCGCGATAGTCCAATACACTAATCAACATGAGAAAGCTGCGTTACTTGACCTGCGAATGAAAGATACACCTTTAGAAACTATTCAAGATGCTAACAAAGCCTCTGTGATAAGCAAAATCCTCAAAGACATTTTCATGGCAGAAATGGATCACCTAGAAAAAATCAGTGAGCGCATCTACCTGCTTGAAGGCGAAGCAGTTTATAATCCTGATCCCTTGCCAGTGGTGGGTGAAACCGCGATGGATTTCATAACTCTTGACCGTGCACTTGAAGCCGACACTATCCTATTGTACCGCCAAATTATTGCTGAAGCCCTAAAACGTGGCGACACAACGACTCGGCGTATGTTTGAGGATATTGTTTTGCAGGAAGAAGAGCACTACTGGACATTTGACGACTACGCCAAGTAA
- a CDS encoding hydroxyacid dehydrogenase yields MAFFEVQDWERKFIQNGLKNQELLLNNEALDQQSIQKIQDTEILSVFIYSNITRNLIEQLPNLSLISTRSTGYDHIDIATAKEKGIQVCNVPLYAETTVAEHTFALILSLSRKIHDYYERTRQGDFTCRGVSGFDLAGKVLGVLGTDRIGRKVIEIAKGFGMHVLAFDSFPNHALADSLGFKYEKAEKVLSEADVLTLHLPLNDETRHFINEDTISKMKKTAIIINTARGGLIDSQALTEALVEARLGGAGLDVLEEETLIREEAELLLDDVPREKLATMLREHILLRLDNVIITPHCAFNSRESLERLINGTISNIHGFIDGKPQNIING; encoded by the coding sequence ATTGCTTTTTTTGAAGTTCAAGATTGGGAACGCAAATTCATCCAGAACGGACTAAAAAACCAGGAGCTCCTCCTCAATAATGAAGCCCTAGACCAGCAAAGCATCCAAAAAATCCAAGACACAGAAATCCTCTCAGTTTTCATCTACTCCAACATAACCCGTAACTTGATAGAACAACTCCCCAACCTGAGCCTAATATCCACACGCTCCACAGGCTACGACCACATCGACATAGCCACCGCCAAAGAAAAAGGCATACAAGTCTGCAATGTCCCACTATATGCTGAAACAACCGTGGCTGAGCACACTTTTGCCTTAATTCTTTCTCTCTCACGAAAGATACATGATTACTATGAGCGGACGCGGCAGGGTGATTTTACCTGCAGAGGGGTTAGCGGGTTTGATTTGGCGGGCAAGGTTTTGGGTGTTTTAGGCACGGACAGAATTGGCAGAAAAGTCATCGAGATTGCAAAAGGTTTTGGAATGCATGTTTTGGCTTTTGACAGTTTTCCTAATCATGCTTTGGCGGATTCCTTAGGTTTTAAGTACGAAAAAGCAGAAAAGGTTCTCTCAGAAGCTGACGTGTTAACGCTTCACCTGCCTCTAAACGATGAAACCCGCCATTTCATCAACGAGGATACAATTAGCAAAATGAAGAAAACAGCAATCATAATTAACACTGCAAGGGGTGGACTGATTGATTCTCAAGCGCTCACTGAAGCCTTGGTTGAAGCGCGGCTAGGTGGTGCAGGATTAGATGTACTGGAGGAGGAGACGCTGATTCGGGAAGAAGCTGAGTTGTTGTTGGATGATGTTCCACGGGAAAAGTTGGCAACGATGTTACGGGAGCATATTCTTTTGCGGTTGGATAATGTGATTATTACGCCTCACTGTGCCTTTAACAGTCGCGAGTCCCTTGAGCGGCTGATTAACGGAACAATCAGCAATATTCATGGCTTCATAGATGGCAAACCACAAAACATTATAAATGGATAG
- a CDS encoding glycosyltransferase family 4 protein has product MRIGFFVWEYPPQLVGGLGTYAENITHQFVDIGHDVSVFTLNNNGLKTREILKGVEVHRPIIADASNVWPFFVVDDLKKWGTNIKLFNDIFIYNVLSATKFLNSLILKEKYKFDMVCVHDWLSSIAGLIIKNESKIPVVFHTHSTEWGRSGSSGSEVVSHLERAMAQNADRVITVSHAMQDDLVKHGWSPSKISVVWNGVDPEVYDPRKVSKEDIDALRASYGLPPGWNMVLFIGRLTWVKSVRNLLQAMPIVLKEFPNTKLVILGKGDEQADIVETAERLGIKNNIVYRFDFVSEKERILHYAASTVCVFPSVYEPFGIVSLEAMSMEKPVVVGARGVVGFKEQVVSSGAEQSGVHINGEDPADIAWGIMAALRNPEKAQNWGENGRRRVLDVFTWRKVAEETSKIYESLL; this is encoded by the coding sequence TTGAGGATAGGCTTTTTTGTTTGGGAGTATCCGCCTCAACTTGTAGGTGGCTTAGGAACATACGCAGAAAACATCACCCATCAATTCGTGGATATTGGTCACGATGTTTCAGTCTTTACACTAAACAATAACGGGTTGAAAACTCGGGAAATCCTAAAGGGCGTTGAAGTGCATCGACCCATAATCGCCGATGCAAGCAACGTCTGGCCCTTTTTTGTGGTTGATGACCTTAAAAAGTGGGGTACAAACATTAAACTATTCAACGATATATTCATCTACAACGTTCTAAGTGCAACAAAATTTCTCAACAGCCTGATTCTCAAAGAAAAATACAAGTTTGACATGGTTTGTGTTCACGACTGGCTAAGTAGCATTGCAGGGCTGATAATAAAGAATGAATCAAAAATCCCTGTTGTTTTCCACACACACAGCACAGAATGGGGTAGAAGTGGCAGTTCAGGTTCAGAAGTTGTGTCGCATTTGGAGAGGGCTATGGCTCAGAATGCTGACCGCGTAATTACTGTTAGTCATGCTATGCAGGATGATCTAGTTAAGCATGGCTGGTCCCCTTCAAAAATCAGCGTTGTTTGGAATGGAGTTGACCCTGAAGTTTATGACCCCCGCAAAGTCAGCAAGGAAGATATTGACGCGCTAAGGGCAAGTTATGGTCTTCCTCCAGGCTGGAACATGGTGCTTTTTATTGGTAGATTAACCTGGGTGAAGAGCGTGCGTAACTTGTTGCAGGCGATGCCGATTGTTCTAAAAGAGTTTCCTAACACTAAACTGGTTATTCTTGGCAAAGGCGACGAACAAGCTGACATAGTGGAAACCGCCGAACGACTAGGAATAAAAAACAACATCGTTTACCGATTTGATTTTGTCTCCGAAAAAGAACGCATCCTACATTATGCTGCTTCAACAGTGTGCGTTTTTCCTTCAGTTTATGAACCATTTGGCATTGTTAGTTTGGAGGCAATGTCTATGGAGAAACCCGTAGTTGTTGGAGCGCGTGGTGTTGTCGGCTTTAAAGAGCAAGTGGTAAGCAGTGGTGCCGAACAGAGTGGCGTGCATATTAACGGTGAAGACCCTGCGGATATTGCATGGGGTATCATGGCTGCTCTTAGGAATCCTGAGAAAGCCCAGAATTGGGGTGAAAACGGTCGGCGACGTGTGTTGGATGTTTTCACTTGGCGTAAGGTTGCTGAGGAAACAAGCAAAATCTATGAATCGTTGCTTTAG
- a CDS encoding M56 family metallopeptidase → MVEPTIYHVKTDVPASYVEKLFDFIHSQYLLSQKERFTNFNRQTTNQQDYLAYTVTDNTGKMLMQVEAKSDDPIEIKVTPLESNVTQTMMEEAKQDIVIALQLFEEHARKATLYFAWREGEEIVPEAYTKPEKSFNRLFLETQILFFIVFIVFGTFIFIVLLTVSPEIFWIAPLVLIAVQFVFVFYSTAFIGRTADWKITAANPTIHLLELYLPSGDKSKYSKDQIRAIKKEIYDEIIATKGQNDIVEAQKIFCKHGIECKLENLKTKKINVYALVKKIADLFSFPTPKIVVSNTMVPNAAASGPSPKRGLVLITTGLLVKLEEDEVESVLGHEFGHLRGRDPLILYGLTAAEFLFRFYVLFPLFPIIFSTLLFFVYFWAIMVVIFFIAKFFEARADIVSANMVGQPSVLAGSLEKIGFQRLLYERTPSFRLQEWLGLDPHPPIYFRVDRLEKLGEKKIRHPLIRSIRDVISGFLASF, encoded by the coding sequence ATGGTTGAACCCACCATATATCATGTTAAAACGGATGTTCCAGCAAGTTATGTTGAGAAACTTTTTGATTTCATCCACAGCCAATACTTGCTATCTCAAAAAGAAAGGTTCACCAATTTTAACAGACAAACAACCAACCAGCAAGATTACCTAGCATACACTGTGACTGATAACACGGGCAAAATGCTAATGCAGGTTGAAGCAAAAAGCGACGACCCCATCGAGATAAAAGTTACACCGCTTGAGTCAAATGTAACCCAAACCATGATGGAAGAAGCAAAACAAGACATAGTTATCGCGCTACAGCTCTTTGAAGAACACGCAAGAAAAGCAACCTTGTATTTTGCTTGGCGGGAAGGCGAAGAAATAGTTCCTGAGGCTTACACAAAACCCGAAAAATCATTTAACAGGCTTTTTCTTGAGACCCAAATTCTCTTTTTCATCGTTTTCATAGTTTTTGGTACCTTCATCTTTATTGTGCTTTTAACAGTCAGTCCTGAAATTTTCTGGATAGCGCCGCTTGTTCTAATTGCCGTACAATTTGTTTTCGTTTTTTACTCAACTGCATTTATTGGAAGAACAGCCGACTGGAAAATTACTGCGGCCAACCCAACTATTCACCTTTTAGAGCTTTATTTGCCATCTGGAGATAAAAGCAAGTATTCAAAAGACCAAATTAGAGCAATAAAAAAAGAAATCTATGATGAAATAATCGCCACCAAAGGACAAAACGACATAGTTGAAGCTCAAAAAATCTTCTGCAAACATGGCATAGAATGTAAATTAGAAAACCTGAAAACCAAAAAAATAAATGTTTACGCGCTTGTAAAAAAAATTGCGGACCTTTTCAGTTTTCCAACGCCTAAAATTGTGGTTTCTAACACTATGGTTCCAAACGCTGCCGCCTCAGGACCCAGCCCAAAACGTGGACTTGTTCTCATCACCACTGGACTTTTGGTTAAGCTGGAAGAAGATGAGGTTGAAAGCGTGTTAGGGCACGAGTTTGGACATTTACGCGGCAGGGACCCCTTGATTTTGTATGGGTTGACCGCAGCGGAGTTTTTGTTCCGATTCTATGTACTGTTCCCGCTGTTTCCCATTATTTTCTCAACGCTTCTGTTCTTTGTTTACTTCTGGGCAATCATGGTTGTGATTTTCTTCATAGCCAAATTCTTTGAGGCACGCGCAGACATTGTTTCAGCCAACATGGTTGGGCAACCCTCGGTTCTTGCGGGGTCTCTTGAAAAAATTGGTTTCCAGCGGCTCCTATATGAGCGCACGCCCTCTTTTCGATTGCAGGAATGGCTGGGTCTGGACCCTCATCCGCCGATCTATTTTAGAGTTGATCGCCTTGAAAAGTTGGGAGAGAAAAAAATTCGTCACCCTCTAATACGCTCAATCAGGGATGTAATTTCAGGTTTTTTGGCAAGCTTTTAG
- a CDS encoding DUF996 domain-containing protein has translation MNFETTKNLGGVGALLMFIGVLIPFVPYVGNIISILGLVILLFALYGFAGIYKERSIFNNSIYGVIAGVVGVMVSVVVGFVAIRGPLVEFLQKMFPGWNGTDWAALSGMTPDTANINPSDVIPLLGSLLVAFLIAWVFIIIVAFLFRKSLKTMSVKSGVGLFGTAGLILLIGAVLAIIFVGFLLMWIAVLLVAIAFFMMKRPEEAVEMASPPPPAPV, from the coding sequence ATGAATTTTGAAACAACGAAAAATCTAGGCGGCGTTGGAGCACTACTAATGTTCATTGGTGTCCTAATACCCTTTGTTCCTTACGTAGGAAACATCATTTCTATTCTCGGCTTGGTTATTCTGCTATTTGCCCTTTACGGTTTTGCTGGCATATACAAAGAACGCAGCATCTTTAACAATTCCATTTATGGAGTCATCGCAGGCGTAGTTGGAGTAATGGTTTCGGTTGTTGTGGGTTTCGTTGCGATTAGAGGTCCACTGGTAGAGTTCCTTCAGAAAATGTTCCCTGGATGGAACGGCACAGATTGGGCGGCGCTTTCAGGTATGACTCCTGACACTGCAAACATTAACCCAAGTGATGTTATTCCACTGCTTGGTTCACTGCTGGTAGCCTTCTTAATTGCGTGGGTATTTATCATAATCGTTGCTTTCCTGTTTAGGAAATCGTTGAAGACTATGTCCGTTAAATCAGGTGTAGGCTTGTTTGGAACTGCAGGATTAATTTTGCTTATTGGTGCAGTGCTGGCGATTATCTTCGTTGGCTTTTTGCTGATGTGGATTGCGGTTCTGTTGGTTGCTATTGCATTCTTTATGATGAAGCGTCCTGAAGAGGCCGTGGAGATGGCAAGTCCGCCTCCGCCAGCGCCTGTTTAA
- a CDS encoding metalloregulator ArsR/SmtB family transcription factor, translated as MKKSLTQICHKFFTNLANPTRLAIIEQLMQKPMSVTDLADALGQEQSMISHNLKPLLACNIILLEKQGKKHIYAPNKETLTPIFKAIENHAQKFCPTGGKCLRDETV; from the coding sequence ATGAAAAAAAGCCTAACCCAAATCTGCCACAAATTCTTCACCAACCTCGCAAACCCCACACGCTTAGCAATCATTGAACAACTAATGCAAAAACCCATGAGCGTAACAGACCTCGCAGACGCACTTGGGCAGGAACAAAGCATGATAAGCCACAACCTAAAACCACTCCTTGCCTGCAACATAATCCTCCTAGAAAAACAGGGTAAAAAACACATCTACGCCCCCAACAAGGAAACCCTTACACCCATCTTTAAAGCCATTGAGAATCACGCCCAAAAATTTTGCCCCACTGGCGGAAAATGCCTAAGAGACGAAACAGTATGA
- a CDS encoding 4Fe-4S ferredoxin: MKRKIVNINEELCNGCGQCIPNCVEGALQIVNGKAKIVKETYCDGLGACIGHCPQGAITIIEREAPAFDEAEVHAYQKTKKAQTTAAPIKPQWPVKLDLVPVKAPFFEGADLLFVADCAPVIIKDFQGVIAGKRVIIGCPKFNDARAYAQKLTEILRQNNIASITVLHMEVPCCTGLKWAVNKALEGSGKKVPVYEFEVKVGGEIIEL; encoded by the coding sequence ATGAAAAGAAAAATAGTAAACATAAACGAGGAACTCTGCAACGGATGCGGACAATGCATCCCCAACTGCGTAGAAGGCGCCCTACAAATCGTCAATGGCAAAGCCAAAATCGTCAAAGAAACCTACTGCGACGGATTAGGCGCATGCATAGGACACTGCCCACAGGGAGCAATCACCATAATCGAGCGAGAAGCCCCAGCATTTGATGAAGCAGAAGTCCATGCGTACCAAAAAACCAAAAAAGCCCAAACCACGGCAGCACCCATAAAGCCACAGTGGCCAGTCAAGCTTGACCTTGTGCCTGTTAAGGCACCGTTTTTTGAGGGAGCGGATTTGCTGTTTGTGGCAGATTGTGCGCCAGTCATAATCAAAGACTTCCAAGGCGTAATCGCTGGCAAACGCGTCATAATCGGCTGCCCAAAATTCAATGACGCACGCGCATACGCGCAAAAACTCACCGAAATCCTACGCCAAAACAACATCGCCAGCATCACCGTGTTGCACATGGAGGTTCCCTGCTGCACAGGCTTGAAGTGGGCAGTGAACAAGGCGCTTGAGGGTTCAGGCAAGAAGGTTCCTGTTTACGAGTTTGAGGTTAAAGTGGGAGGTGAAATCATTGAGCTCTGA
- the hisS gene encoding histidine--tRNA ligase, with the protein MPAFQPVRGMRDLLGEEAQLFTHIITKARENAAVYGYKEAITPHVEPLELLSAKSGEEIRQRMFIFKDLGERQVALRPEFTASIARLVTTALKNEPKPLRLFSVGTVYRYDEPQRGRYREFWQSNYELMGSAKPEADAEIILLTNSLMKSLNLNGYAFKIGHIGVIRAILTAEGVDEKVQNAVLQRMDKKEYDAALELVASEKCQEMLVGLIGIKGKDWQDTVEQVKALVSGYEVAKATVENLTQILTLLTQNGVENLTVDPAFARGLEYYTGMIFEVYIPELEIALGGGGRYDRLIEVFGGESTPAVGCAHGIDRVAIALQTQQTQLLAQQAKRVTVIPVNDAVKSEALKITQSLRADGVAVEFEVMGRKMGKALEDADKRKVDYAIIVGERELKESAVMLKDFAKREQSVVPLESLVEKIKN; encoded by the coding sequence ATGCCTGCTTTCCAGCCTGTCCGCGGAATGAGAGATTTACTCGGCGAAGAAGCCCAACTCTTCACCCACATAATCACTAAAGCAAGAGAAAACGCTGCAGTCTATGGCTACAAAGAAGCCATAACCCCGCATGTGGAGCCGCTTGAGTTGCTCAGTGCAAAGTCGGGTGAGGAAATCCGTCAACGCATGTTTATCTTCAAAGATTTGGGTGAGCGTCAAGTGGCGCTACGCCCCGAATTTACTGCCTCCATCGCACGATTAGTTACCACTGCATTGAAAAATGAGCCTAAACCACTCCGCTTGTTCTCAGTGGGCACAGTGTACCGTTATGATGAGCCACAGCGAGGTAGGTACCGCGAGTTCTGGCAATCCAACTACGAATTAATGGGCTCCGCTAAACCAGAGGCAGACGCAGAAATCATTCTACTCACCAACAGCCTCATGAAATCGTTGAATCTTAATGGGTACGCTTTCAAAATCGGGCACATAGGCGTTATCCGCGCAATTCTCACCGCTGAGGGTGTGGATGAGAAGGTGCAGAATGCGGTTTTGCAGCGTATGGACAAAAAAGAGTACGATGCCGCATTGGAACTGGTAGCCTCTGAGAAGTGCCAAGAAATGTTGGTGGGCTTGATTGGGATTAAGGGTAAAGATTGGCAGGACACAGTTGAACAGGTAAAGGCTCTTGTTTCAGGTTATGAAGTAGCTAAGGCTACAGTGGAGAACCTCACGCAAATCCTAACGCTCCTCACACAAAACGGCGTTGAAAACCTCACCGTAGACCCCGCATTCGCGCGTGGCTTAGAGTATTACACGGGTATGATTTTTGAAGTTTACATCCCAGAGTTGGAAATCGCTTTAGGTGGAGGAGGACGTTACGACAGGCTCATCGAAGTCTTTGGCGGCGAATCCACACCTGCGGTTGGTTGTGCCCATGGAATTGACCGCGTTGCAATTGCCTTGCAGACTCAGCAAACCCAGCTATTAGCCCAACAGGCGAAGAGGGTAACTGTTATCCCCGTTAACGATGCCGTCAAATCGGAAGCCCTCAAAATTACCCAATCCCTGCGCGCGGATGGCGTGGCGGTGGAGTTTGAGGTTATGGGCAGAAAAATGGGCAAAGCCTTAGAAGATGCGGATAAACGCAAAGTAGACTACGCGATAATCGTGGGTGAGCGGGAACTCAAAGAAAGCGCGGTTATGCTGAAGGATTTTGCGAAGCGAGAACAATCAGTGGTGCCTTTAGAGAGTTTAGTTGAAAAAATTAAAAATTAA
- the glnA gene encoding type I glutamate--ammonia ligase: protein MKNFKDAVWKENVTKVVQQIQEKDIKFVRLQFTDINGMLKNLAVSSKNIESMFENGQSFDGSSITGYRPIEESDMVLYPDPTTFAVLPWRPKEKASCRLICDVYTPQNKRFEGDPRYILERAITKANNAGYTYICAPELEFFIVKESENGGLPKPIDLAGYFDFHPSDLTDDLRREIADTAEAFGIDIEISHHEVALGQNEIDFKYGEALETADRAITMKMCGKVVAARNGYMTTYMPKPFQGINGSGMHTHQRLWNKDGTENMFYSENAAHGYLSDVARNFIGGQLAHGRKMVAVLNSWPNSYKRLVPGYEAPVYLAWAHKNRSPLIRVPNFGGRKNAARMEIRCPDGAGNPYLQFAVLLATGLDGIKNKIDPGEPVELNVYHMSYEERKQRGIVSLPENLKEALDELESSELMRETLGPVTFDNFLREKRHEWDLYRTQVTEW from the coding sequence ATGAAAAATTTTAAAGATGCAGTTTGGAAAGAAAACGTAACCAAAGTAGTCCAACAAATCCAAGAAAAAGACATAAAATTTGTTAGGCTACAATTCACCGATATCAACGGCATGCTCAAAAACTTAGCCGTCAGCTCCAAAAACATCGAAAGTATGTTTGAAAACGGGCAATCATTTGACGGTTCTTCAATCACGGGTTATCGTCCTATTGAAGAGTCCGACATGGTGCTATATCCGGACCCAACAACTTTCGCTGTGTTGCCATGGAGACCAAAAGAAAAAGCTTCCTGCAGGCTAATCTGTGACGTTTACACTCCACAAAACAAACGCTTCGAAGGAGACCCCCGATACATCCTCGAACGCGCCATCACAAAAGCAAACAATGCAGGATACACCTACATTTGCGCTCCTGAACTAGAATTCTTCATAGTTAAAGAAAGCGAAAACGGCGGCTTACCTAAACCAATCGACTTGGCAGGATACTTTGACTTCCACCCAAGTGACCTAACCGACGATTTAAGACGTGAAATCGCCGACACTGCAGAAGCTTTCGGTATAGACATCGAAATCAGCCACCACGAAGTCGCGTTGGGACAAAACGAAATCGACTTCAAATATGGCGAAGCACTCGAAACCGCCGACCGCGCAATCACCATGAAAATGTGCGGCAAAGTTGTCGCAGCAAGAAACGGCTACATGACAACTTACATGCCAAAACCATTCCAAGGCATAAACGGAAGCGGCATGCACACTCACCAACGCCTCTGGAACAAAGACGGAACAGAAAACATGTTCTATTCCGAAAATGCTGCACATGGATACCTCAGTGACGTTGCACGTAACTTCATCGGTGGACAACTCGCACACGGACGCAAAATGGTTGCAGTCCTCAACAGCTGGCCAAACAGCTACAAACGTCTCGTTCCAGGATACGAAGCACCCGTATATCTTGCATGGGCACACAAAAACCGCAGTCCACTTATTCGTGTACCTAACTTTGGCGGCAGAAAGAATGCTGCAAGAATGGAAATCCGATGCCCAGACGGTGCAGGAAACCCCTATCTACAGTTTGCAGTGCTCTTAGCAACAGGTTTGGATGGTATCAAGAACAAGATTGACCCAGGTGAACCAGTGGAACTAAACGTTTACCACATGAGCTACGAAGAACGCAAACAACGCGGAATCGTCAGCCTACCCGAAAACCTCAAAGAAGCCCTTGACGAGCTTGAAAGCAGCGAGTTGATGAGAGAAACCCTAGGTCCAGTTACATTCGACAATTTCCTGCGTGAAAAACGCCACGAATGGGACCTCTACCGCACACAGGTAACCGAGTGGTAA
- a CDS encoding RsmB/NOP family class I SAM-dependent RNA methyltransferase: MSAKDFFISRYAELGWKYHEVELRQAIRINTTNVRGKNLVGRLESLGVHLKKIPFLQQGYWVMDSNVSVGATAEYLLGFYSIQEAAAQIPAILFTNLKGKKVLDVAAAPGGKTTQLADLMEGTGAIVALDVDKRRLTALSNHLERCHVANTVVYQLDAREVPKLDVKFDRILADVPCSGNFAGDKNWFRNRTLKDVKRNAALQREILAKAAQCLTPDGEIIYSTCSLEPEEDELNMDWAVKNLNLKIKEIDCLGEYGLTEVFGKTLDSSVARCRRLWPEQTQGFFVCKLGRKEP, encoded by the coding sequence ATGTCGGCTAAGGATTTCTTTATCTCCCGTTATGCAGAACTGGGTTGGAAATACCATGAGGTTGAGTTGCGGCAAGCTATCCGCATAAACACCACTAATGTTCGGGGCAAAAATCTTGTGGGACGATTGGAAAGCTTGGGCGTGCATCTTAAAAAGATTCCTTTTCTACAGCAGGGCTACTGGGTAATGGACAGCAACGTGTCGGTGGGTGCAACTGCCGAGTATCTGCTGGGCTTCTACAGTATACAGGAAGCAGCCGCACAAATTCCCGCCATTCTCTTCACAAATTTGAAGGGCAAAAAAGTTCTGGACGTGGCAGCAGCTCCAGGTGGAAAAACCACGCAACTCGCCGACCTCATGGAAGGCACGGGTGCAATTGTGGCGTTGGATGTGGATAAACGGCGGTTAACCGCACTGAGCAATCATTTGGAACGGTGTCATGTGGCTAACACGGTGGTTTATCAGTTGGATGCACGAGAAGTACCTAAGCTGGACGTAAAATTTGATAGGATTTTGGCTGATGTTCCCTGTTCAGGTAACTTTGCAGGCGACAAAAACTGGTTCCGCAACCGAACCCTAAAAGACGTGAAACGCAACGCGGCACTGCAACGCGAAATCCTTGCCAAAGCCGCACAATGCCTCACGCCCGACGGCGAAATCATCTACTCCACCTGCTCGCTTGAACCTGAAGAAGACGAGCTTAACATGGATTGGGCAGTAAAAAACTTGAACCTAAAAATCAAGGAAATAGACTGCCTCGGTGAATATGGCTTAACAGAAGTGTTTGGCAAAACGCTTGACTCATCAGTGGCACGTTGCAGACGTTTGTGGCCTGAGCAGACACAGGGCTTTTTTGTTTGCAAACTTGGGAGGAAGGAACCTTGA
- a CDS encoding helix-turn-helix domain-containing protein, protein MELALENPDFAKIYSKQTEAWKMAKKDQSFNKQLTTIEDTLSKYGLIKNEIKVYLYLARAGQKKAGEIAEAIALHRTETYRILRDLEKKGIVFSLFEKPLKFTAVPMDKAIDLLVDAEKIKIKMLEQEKQSLVDLWASIPQPEVKEAKKELFQMLEGEQQVIMKATELLERTTQKFQIFASADYLSQFYYSDFSDELKKQADKVTVSLITDNSLKSAYFLGQLSWLSDVGRIVDNQNLPCFIISDNKEVLIAFHEKDPSSEDAKRKFRTGAIWTNYSVFVKTLQMLFIKLSEN, encoded by the coding sequence ATGGAACTTGCGTTGGAAAATCCTGATTTCGCAAAAATCTACAGCAAGCAAACTGAAGCTTGGAAAATGGCGAAAAAAGACCAATCATTCAACAAGCAACTAACAACTATAGAGGATACACTATCCAAGTATGGTTTAATAAAAAACGAAATCAAAGTCTACCTTTACTTGGCAAGGGCAGGACAAAAGAAAGCAGGGGAAATCGCTGAAGCCATCGCTCTTCACCGAACCGAAACCTACCGCATTTTGCGTGACCTAGAAAAGAAAGGCATCGTATTCTCGCTCTTTGAGAAGCCCCTCAAATTCACCGCTGTCCCAATGGATAAAGCAATAGATTTGCTGGTGGATGCCGAAAAAATCAAAATAAAAATGCTTGAGCAGGAAAAACAAAGCCTTGTTGATTTATGGGCGTCTATTCCTCAGCCTGAAGTTAAGGAAGCAAAAAAAGAGCTTTTCCAGATGTTGGAAGGTGAACAGCAAGTCATCATGAAAGCAACTGAGTTACTTGAGAGGACCACGCAGAAGTTCCAGATTTTCGCATCTGCAGATTATCTTTCGCAGTTTTACTACAGTGACTTCTCTGATGAGCTTAAAAAGCAAGCTGACAAAGTAACCGTGTCGCTTATCACTGACAACAGCCTCAAAAGCGCCTATTTCCTTGGGCAACTATCCTGGCTAAGTGATGTTGGCAGAATCGTGGACAACCAGAACCTCCCCTGCTTCATAATCTCAGATAACAAAGAAGTCCTCATCGCTTTCCACGAAAAAGACCCAAGCAGCGAAGACGCGAAAAGAAAGTTCCGCACAGGCGCAATCTGGACAAACTACAGCGTGTTCGTAAAAACGTTGCAGATGCTCTTTATCAAGCTCTCAGAAAACTAA